The stretch of DNA TGGCCCACGGTTTCCATCGAATAGCCCACGCTGACCTCTCCCACCACGGTGCTGCCGCCGGGAGCGAAGACCGGAACCTTGGCGCCGGCCGAAGGCCCCAGTGTTCCCGTGTTCCGCGTGGTGACTTCCTGGCCGGACAGGGCCTCGGACGGATCGGTGCTCACCCTTTCCCCGAGCCGCTGCGGATCCGGATGGGCCAGCCGCAGGCCGGTCTCGTCGGTGATCACCACAAACAGGGCACCGGTCCGGGCACGTGCGGCTTCGGCCGACGCCATCAGCGGCCCGGCAGCTAGTTCGGAGGCCGGGGGAGTGCCGGGTTGTTCGCTGATGGCCAGTACTTCGGCCCGCACCGAGGGATCCGAGGCCACCGTCCGGGCCAGCGTCAGTGCCTGGTTCTCGGCCTCACGGCCCACCCGGTCATAGGTCAGCCAGGCATGCACTGCTGCGCTGAGCAGAACCACCAAAAGCACCACCGCCAGCTGCAGCAGCAGCGTCTGGGTGGAGAACCGCAGCGGCGCGCGGGGACTGGAACGCGGCATGATCCTCCTCGATCGGCGTCGGAAAACGGGGCCCGCTGAGCCCGTGAGCACAATGAGCTAAATGCTCGCAATAAGCAGTATGCCAATCAATTGCGCCAAAGGCATTGCCGTGACCCGGGCCACCCTAAAGTCTGTAGCACGCGTCACACCGCTGTGCCGCTGTTCACAAAGAAGGAGCCCAGCCGTGCTGGTATTACTTGGATTCGCCATGATCGCGGTATTCATGGTGCTGATCATGACGAAGAAGTTGACGCCAGTGCTGGCGTTGATCATCGTCCCAACAGTTTTTGGTCTTTTCGCCGGCGCCGGCCTGGGCATTGGCGACATGGTGATGGACTCGATGAAGTCGATGACCTCCACCGCAGCCCTGCTCATGTTCGCCATCATCTACTTCGGCCTGATGATCGACGTCGGGCTCTTTGATCCGCTGGTCCGGTTCATCCTTCGCAAGCTCGGCAATGACCCCGCCAAGGTGGTCCTGGGCACGGCCCTGCTGGCCGCAGCAGTCTCCCTTGATGGCGACGGCTCCACGACCTTTATCCTCACCACCGCAGCCATGCTGCCGATCTACCTCCGGCTGAAGATGAGCCCCGTGGTCCTCACCTGCGTGGCCGGCCTGGCCAACGGCACCATGAACATCGTCCCGTGGGGCGGCCCCACCGCCCGCGCCGCCAGCGCCCTGAAGATCGACGTCAACGAGGTCTTCGTCCCCATGATCCCGTCCCTGGCCGCCGGCCTGGCCGTCGTCCTGGTCTTCGCCTGGGTGCTCGGACTGCAGGAGCGCAACCGCCTCCGTGCCACACAGCCTGAAATCTGGGGGGTCCCCGATACAGCCGAAGGGTTCGACGGCGGCACGCCTGCAGGCGGCGCCGGCACGTCCCGCGGTGCTTCAGGCCGCGGCGGTTCGGGACGCGGTCCCGCACCTGTTCCGGCAACGGGAGGCCCCGCCGTCGGAGGCTCCGGCGTAGCTGTCCTGGAACGCACCGAAGACCTCGTCGATGCCAGCGACACCGCCATGGCGGACACCGCACTGGATCCCAACCGGAAGACCCTGCGCCCCAAGCTCCAGTGGTTCAACCTGGCCCTCACGGTGGCCGTGATGGGCATGCTCATCGCCGACCTCGTGCCCCTGCCGTACGTCTTTATGGTCGGTTCGGCCATCGCCCTGCTGGTGAACTTCCCCCACGTCAAGGACCAGGCCGCGCAGATCGTGGCCCACGCGCCGTCAATCGTTGCCGTGGTCAGCATGGTCATGGCTGCCGCAGTCCTGACCGGCGTCCTGAAGGGCACGGGCATGGTCGAAGCGATGTCCGCGTGGCTGGTGCAGATCATCCCGTCCAGCATGGGCCCGCTGATGGCCGTCATCACCGGCCTCCTGAGCATCCCCATGACGTTCTTTATGAGCAACGACGCCTTCTACTTCGGTGTGCTTCCCGTCCTGAGCGAGACGGCTGCCCACTACGGCATCAGCGGCGCCGAAATGGCCCGGGCTTCCATCACCGGACAGCCGTTCCACATGCAGAGCCCGCTGGTCCCCGCCATCCTGCTCCTGGTCTCGCTGGCCAAGGTTGACCTCGGCGACCACCACAAGAAAGTCCTGTGGCGCGCAGCAGTGGTTTCGCTGGTCATGCTGGGAATTGGCATACTGACCGGAGCCATCGGAATCGGTTAGTCTTTAGCTGCCGCGATGTTGCCCCTGGTGGGCGGTATGCGGCAAGAAGGTGCCCGTCTGACGCCCGCTGGGGGCCGTCAGACGGGCATCATCGTTTCCCCACTAGAATGGATCGGAAATCAATTCAAACTTTGCAGGGGAGATCCATGGCTGCGATCAACCGTGACGACGTTGCGCACCTCGCGCGGCTCGCTCACATTGAGATGAGTGCTCAAGAGCTGGACAGGATGGCCGGAGAACTCGCCGTCATCGTTGATTCGGTCAAATCCGTCAGCGAAGCCGCCGGCGACGACGTGCCCGCCACGTCCCACCCCATTCCGCTGACCAACGTGTTTCGCGAAGACGTTGTGGGCCACACCTTCACGGCGGAACAGGCACTTTCCGGTGCGCCGGACTCCGACGACAACCGTTTCAAGGTTCCGGCAATCCTGGATGAGGCATAACCATGACTGACAGCAACGAACTCATCCGCCTCTCCGCCGCTGAACTGGCCGAAAAGCTGGCCGCCGGTGAGGTGACCTCCGTCGAGGTCACCCAGGCGTACCTGGACCGGATCGCCGCCGTGGACGGCGGCGAACGCGGCGTCAACGCCTTCCTGCACGTCAACGCCGAGGAAGCGCTCGCAGTCGCCGCCGAGGTGGACGCCATCCGCGTTGCCGGCGGCGCCGAAGCCGAAGGCCTGCATGTCCTGGCCGGTGTGCCCATCGCCGTGAAGGACCTCATCGTCACGGTGGGCCAGCCCACCACGGCAGGCTCCAGGATCCTCGAAGGCTGGCACAGCCCCTATGACGCCACCGTAGTGGAGCGCCTGCGCGCCGCCAGGATGCCGATCCTGGGCAAGACCAACCTCGACGAGTTCGCCATGGGCTCCTCCACCGAGCACTCCGCCTACGGGCCCACCCGCAACCCCTGGGACCTGGACCGCATTCCGGGCGGCTCCGGCGGCGGGTCCGCTGCCGCCGTCGCCGCTTTCGAGGCTCCGCTCGCCCTGGGCACGGACACCGGCGGCTCCATCCGCCAGCCCGGCGCCGTCACCGGCACCGTGGGCGTCAAGCCCACCTACGGCAGCGTTTCCCGCTACGGGGCCATCGCCATGGCGTCCTCCCTGGACCAGATCGGCCCCGTTTCGCGGACCGTCCTGGACTCGGCCCTCCTGCACCAGGTCATCGGCGGGCACGACCCCCGCGACTCCACCTCACTGCCGGACCCGCTTGCCGACCTCGTCGCCGCAGCTAAAACCGGCAACGTCGAGGGCCTGCGGATCGGCATCATCAAGGAACTGCACGGCGAGGGCTACCAAGCCGGCGTCGAAAACCGGTTCAACGATGCCCTGGAGCTGCTCAAGGAAGCCGGCGCTGAGATCGTTGAGGTTTCCTGCCCCAACTTCCAGTACGCCCTGGGCGCCTACTACCTGATCATGCCTTCCGAGGCGTCCTCCAACCTCGCCAAGTTCGACGGCGTCCGGTACGGCCTGCGCGTCCTCCCCGAAGAGGGCCCCATGACCATCGAACGCGTCATGGGTGCCACCCGCGCCGCCGGCTTCGGCGACGAAGTCAAGCGACGCATCATCCTGGGCACCTATGCCCTGTCCGCCGGCTACTACGACGCCTACTACGGCTCCGCGCAGAAGGTCCGCACCCTGGTGCAGCGCGATTTCGAAGCCGCGTTTACCGTTGCTGACGTCCTGATTTCGCCCACGGCCCCCACCACCGCTTTCCGCCTCGGCGAGAAACTGGACGATCCGCTGGCGATGTACCTGAACGACGTCGCCACCATCCCGGCCAACCTTGCCGGCGTGCCGGGCCTGTCCCTGCCGGGCGGCCTTGCCGACGAGGACGGCCTCCCCGTGGGCATCCAGCTGCTGGCCCCGGCCCGCGAAGACGCCCGCCTGTACCGCGTGGGTGCGGTGCTGGAGTCGCTGCTCGAAGCGAAGTGGGGCGGCCCGCTGCTGGCCCAGGCACCCGCGCTGGCCACCTCGGTGGTTGAGCCTGTCGAAACCGAAACGGTTGTCGAAACCCTCGCAGCCCAGGAGGCAAAATAATGAACACCGACGCAATCCTGAGCTTCGAAGAGGCCATGGAGAAGTACGATCCCGTCCTGGGGTTCGAGGTCCACGTGGAGCTCAACACCAAGACCAAGATGTTCTCCTCCGCCCCGAACGTCTTCGGCGACGATCCCAACACCAACGTCAACGAAGTGGACCTCGGGATGCCCGGCGTCCTGCCTGTGGTCAACAAGGCAGCGATCGAGTCCTCCATCAAAATCGGGCTGGCCTTGAACTGCAAGATCGCCGAGTCCTGCCGCTTCGCCCGGAAGAACTACTTCTACCCGGACACCCCGAAGAACTTCCAGACGTCCCAGTACGACGAACCCATTGCCTACGACGGCTACCTGGACGTCGAGCTCTCCGACGGCACTGTGTTCCGGGTGGAGATCGAGCGCGCCCACATGGAAGAGGATGCCGGCAAGCTGACCCACATGGGTGGCGCCACCGGCCGCATCCAGGGTGCGGACTTCTCGCTGGTGGACTACAACCGCGCCGGCGTTCCGCTGGTGGAGATTGTCACCAAGCCCATCGAAGGCGCCGGTTCCCGCGCGCCTGAACTGGCCAAGGCGTACGTGGCGGCCGTCCGCGAGATCGTGAAGAACCTTGGCGTGTCCGACGCGAAGATGGAGCGGGGAAACGTCCGCTGCGACGCCAACGTCTCGCTGCGCCCCCACGGCCGTGAACGGTTCGGCATCCGGTCCGAGACCAAGAACGTGAACTCGCTGCGCGCCGTCGAACACGCCGTCCGCTACGAGATCCAGCGGCATGCCGCCGTGCTGGACTCCGGCGTTCCGGTCACCCAGGAAACCCGCCACTGGCACGAGGACACCCGCACCACCACCTCGGGCCGGGCCAAGTCCGACGCGGACGACTACCGCTACTTCCCCGAGCCGGACCTGGTCCCCGTGGTGCCGGCCCGCGAGTGGGTGGAGGAGCTCCGCGCCACGCTGCCCGAACCGCCGGCCGCCCGCCGGAAGCGCCTCCAGGCCGACTGGGGCTACTCGGACCTCGAATTCCGCGACGTGGTCAACGCCGGTGTGATGGACGAGATCGAGGAAACCATCGCCGCCGGCGCTTCCGCTTCTGTCGCCCGCAAGTGGTGGATGGGCGAGATCGTGGGCCGGGCCAAGAACGCCGATGTGGATCCCGGCCAGCTCGGTGTCCAGCCCGCCACCATCGTGGAACTCGCCCGCATGGTGGAGGACGGCAAGATCAACAACAAGATGGCCACCGAGGTGCTGGACGGCGTCCTCGCCGGCGAAGGCACCCCGGCGGAGATCGTGGAGAAGCGCGGCCTGGCCGTGGTCTCTGACGACGGGCCCCTGCTCGAAGCCATCGATGCCGCACTGGCCGCCCAGCCCGGCGTCGCGGACAAGATCCGCGGCGGCAAGGTGCAGGCCGTAGGCGCCATCGTGGGCGGGGTCATGAAGGCCACCCGCGGCCAGGCTGACGCAGGCCGCGTCCGCGAGCTGATCCTGGAGAAGCTGGGCGTCACCGTCTAATCCCTCCCACCCGACTGGGTGGCGCCAAGTGTCATTTTGACCCCGCATAACGACATTTGGCGCTGCCCAATTGTGGTTTAAGTAGTACTCGGTTCCCACATGCCCCGGACTACTCGTGTGCAGCCGCGCATCCCAGCCCTACACTGAAGCTCCAGGGTGCCGGTTGCAGGGGCAAACAGGCCCTGCTGTTGCTGTGGGAGGTAGTTTTGATGTTTGTTCCGGACCCGTTAAAGATCCGTAAGACCGTGCTGGCGGGGGCGGTGGCCTTGGCCCTAACCGGGACGGGGGTAGCGTTTGCGTGGGCAGCGGGTGACACCTTCCCGCCGTCGCCGTCGCCCTCCCAATCCCAGTCCGTGCAGGGACAGGAAAACGGCAAGGACAAGCCGGACAAAGCCCAGCGCCCGCAGCACCTTCACAGTGAAAGCGTGGTGAAGAAGGCGGACGGCACTTTCCAGACGATTCTCGAGCAGCGCGGCACGGTGGAAACGGTCAGCGACACCTCGATCACGGTCAAGAGCGAGGACGGCTACTCCCGGACGTACACCGTCAACGCGGACACAAAAATCCACAAGGCCCCCGCCGCGGCGTCGCAGAGCTCCCCGGGATCCGAGAGCTCCGAGGGAACGAACGACGACGGCAAGCGGGTTAAGCCCGGCCCGGGAAGTATCGCGGACATCGCCACCGGCGACACTGTCCGGATTTCCGGCGTGAAGAACGGGGACCAGGCTACGGCCGAGCGGATCGCCGAGGGTGGCGGCGACGACCCGGGCCTTGGGCTGGGCCGCGGTCACGGGCAGGGCCACGGCAAGGGGCACAACAACCCCAAGTGACTGGCATTAGGCGTCGTGAAACCGCGAAATGACGACGTTGAGTGGGACCCAGCCGGGTCAGCCCTGTTCCACCAGCCCGGCCATAATGCCCTGCAGTGCCTCGGAGACAATCATGACCGAACGCCGCTTCAGGTTTTCGGGCCGGGCCAGCAGGTCGATCCGGCGCCGGGTGCTGATTCCCTCCAGCGGCCGCAGCACAATATCGGGGTTGAGCACGGGTCCCGCCGTGTATCTCGGCAGCAGTCCCACCACACTGCCGGCGGCCACGAGTGCCGCCACCGTGGAGTAGT from Pseudarthrobacter siccitolerans encodes:
- a CDS encoding CitMHS family transporter; this translates as MLVLLGFAMIAVFMVLIMTKKLTPVLALIIVPTVFGLFAGAGLGIGDMVMDSMKSMTSTAALLMFAIIYFGLMIDVGLFDPLVRFILRKLGNDPAKVVLGTALLAAAVSLDGDGSTTFILTTAAMLPIYLRLKMSPVVLTCVAGLANGTMNIVPWGGPTARAASALKIDVNEVFVPMIPSLAAGLAVVLVFAWVLGLQERNRLRATQPEIWGVPDTAEGFDGGTPAGGAGTSRGASGRGGSGRGPAPVPATGGPAVGGSGVAVLERTEDLVDASDTAMADTALDPNRKTLRPKLQWFNLALTVAVMGMLIADLVPLPYVFMVGSAIALLVNFPHVKDQAAQIVAHAPSIVAVVSMVMAAAVLTGVLKGTGMVEAMSAWLVQIIPSSMGPLMAVITGLLSIPMTFFMSNDAFYFGVLPVLSETAAHYGISGAEMARASITGQPFHMQSPLVPAILLLVSLAKVDLGDHHKKVLWRAAVVSLVMLGIGILTGAIGIG
- the gatC gene encoding Asp-tRNA(Asn)/Glu-tRNA(Gln) amidotransferase subunit GatC, whose amino-acid sequence is MAAINRDDVAHLARLAHIEMSAQELDRMAGELAVIVDSVKSVSEAAGDDVPATSHPIPLTNVFREDVVGHTFTAEQALSGAPDSDDNRFKVPAILDEA
- the gatA gene encoding Asp-tRNA(Asn)/Glu-tRNA(Gln) amidotransferase subunit GatA, which gives rise to MTDSNELIRLSAAELAEKLAAGEVTSVEVTQAYLDRIAAVDGGERGVNAFLHVNAEEALAVAAEVDAIRVAGGAEAEGLHVLAGVPIAVKDLIVTVGQPTTAGSRILEGWHSPYDATVVERLRAARMPILGKTNLDEFAMGSSTEHSAYGPTRNPWDLDRIPGGSGGGSAAAVAAFEAPLALGTDTGGSIRQPGAVTGTVGVKPTYGSVSRYGAIAMASSLDQIGPVSRTVLDSALLHQVIGGHDPRDSTSLPDPLADLVAAAKTGNVEGLRIGIIKELHGEGYQAGVENRFNDALELLKEAGAEIVEVSCPNFQYALGAYYLIMPSEASSNLAKFDGVRYGLRVLPEEGPMTIERVMGATRAAGFGDEVKRRIILGTYALSAGYYDAYYGSAQKVRTLVQRDFEAAFTVADVLISPTAPTTAFRLGEKLDDPLAMYLNDVATIPANLAGVPGLSLPGGLADEDGLPVGIQLLAPAREDARLYRVGAVLESLLEAKWGGPLLAQAPALATSVVEPVETETVVETLAAQEAK
- the gatB gene encoding Asp-tRNA(Asn)/Glu-tRNA(Gln) amidotransferase subunit GatB; translation: MNTDAILSFEEAMEKYDPVLGFEVHVELNTKTKMFSSAPNVFGDDPNTNVNEVDLGMPGVLPVVNKAAIESSIKIGLALNCKIAESCRFARKNYFYPDTPKNFQTSQYDEPIAYDGYLDVELSDGTVFRVEIERAHMEEDAGKLTHMGGATGRIQGADFSLVDYNRAGVPLVEIVTKPIEGAGSRAPELAKAYVAAVREIVKNLGVSDAKMERGNVRCDANVSLRPHGRERFGIRSETKNVNSLRAVEHAVRYEIQRHAAVLDSGVPVTQETRHWHEDTRTTTSGRAKSDADDYRYFPEPDLVPVVPAREWVEELRATLPEPPAARRKRLQADWGYSDLEFRDVVNAGVMDEIEETIAAGASASVARKWWMGEIVGRAKNADVDPGQLGVQPATIVELARMVEDGKINNKMATEVLDGVLAGEGTPAEIVEKRGLAVVSDDGPLLEAIDAALAAQPGVADKIRGGKVQAVGAIVGGVMKATRGQADAGRVRELILEKLGVTV
- a CDS encoding DUF5666 domain-containing protein, producing the protein MFVPDPLKIRKTVLAGAVALALTGTGVAFAWAAGDTFPPSPSPSQSQSVQGQENGKDKPDKAQRPQHLHSESVVKKADGTFQTILEQRGTVETVSDTSITVKSEDGYSRTYTVNADTKIHKAPAAASQSSPGSESSEGTNDDGKRVKPGPGSIADIATGDTVRISGVKNGDQATAERIAEGGGDDPGLGLGRGHGQGHGKGHNNPK